The region TTCGACAAGATGGGTCTCGACTTCCTGGCCAACCAGTGGCACGGGACTCCGACGTGGGGCATAGCCGCCGTTGCGATTCCGGCCGTTTGGCAGATGTCCGGCTACACGATGGCCCTGTACCTGGCGGGCCTACGCGCCGTCCCCGAGTCGCTGAGAGAGGCGGCACGGGTCGATGGGGCGTCGGAGTTCCAGGTCTACCGCAAGGTGGTCATGAAGCTGATCAGACCGGTGACGCTGAGCGCCATAATCATCCTCGGCCACATCTCGCTCAAAGTATTCGACCTGATCGTTGCAATGGCCGGCAAGCAGGTGGCACTGGATGTCCCGTCTATCTACATGTGGACCACGACGTTCGACGGCTTCTTCTTCGGCCGCGGTGCAGCGATCGGCATCGTCCTCCTGCTGTCGGTGGCGGTGCTGGTCATCCCATACCTCTGGTACACCCTGCGGCAGGAGTCGGATTCATGACCACCGCCGCCGCTTCCCCGGGCTCACGCCGCGCCTGGGTATACATACCTCTGACCATGATGGCGCTGTTCTACCTGGTGCCGCTCTTCGTGATGCTCAACACCGGCCTCAAGAGCTTCGACGAAGTGAGCCTTCGCACGATGTGGAATCTGCCGGCCGGATTGTCGTTCGACAACTTCCAGGCCGCCTGGGAAGCACTGCGGCCCAACCTCTGGAACTCGGTGAAGATCGTCGTGCCGGCAGCCACCATCTCCTCGATCCTCGGCTCGATCAACGGCTTCGTTCTCGCCAAGTGGAAGTTCAAAGGGGCGAATGTCGTCTTTCCGATTCTGCTGTTCGGGATGTTCATTCCCTATCAGGCGGTCCTGATTCCCCTCGTCACGTTCATGTCGAAGATCGGCCTTGCCGGTGGCACCTGGGGCCTCGTGGTGGTCCACGTGATCTACGGAATCCCGATCACGACGCTCATCTTCCGCAACTACTACGCAACGATCCCCGAAACCCTCATCGAGGCTGCAAAGATCGACGGCGCCGGAATCTGGAGCACCTACAGCCGCATCATGCTTCCCCTGGCCATTCCGAGTTTCGTAGTGGTCTACATCTGGCAGTTCACATCCGCCTGGAACGACTTCTTGTTCGCGGTGGTTCTGACCAACACCGAGAACTGGCCGGTGACCGTTGCCCTCAACAACCTGGCCGGCAGCCAGATCATCGCCTGGAACGTCCAGATGGCCGCCTCTTTCCTGGCAGCCGTCCCGACATTGCTCATCTACATCTTCCTCGGCCGCTACTTTTTGCGCGGCATGATGTCGGGAGCGCTCAAGGAGTAACCGCAGACCGCCCCGGGGTTGAGGCTCCGGCTCCGCAGGAAGCGGCCGGAAACGGCCGGACGGGCCGGGCACAATCAGCCGATCGAAAGCAGGGCATCCGTTGACGTCGAAGATCCTCTCCACTTCCGCCGGCACCAACCAGCAGTCCTTCTCGTCGCGGGACTGGGGCTTGTTCTGGTCGATCAGCCTCATTTGGGGAGCATCTTTCCTGCTACTGGACGTCGGACTCGACGCGTTTGAGCCGGGCCTCATCACCTGGCTCCGGGTTGGAACGGGAGCGGCCGTGCTGTGGCTATTCCCCCAGACACGGGTTGCGGTGGCGCCCGCCGATTGGCCGCGTCTGATCGCGTTGTCCGTCATCTGGGTGGCGATTCCGTTCTCGCTGTTTCCGATTGCACAGCAATGGATCAACTCTGCTCTCGCCGGGATGCTGAACGGCGCAATGCCGATCTTCGCGGCGGCCATAGCCTCGCTCCTCCTCCGCCGTCTACCGAGAGGTGCTCAGCTGGCAGGCGTCGCCGTCGGATTCCTCGGCGTTGTCGCCATCGCTTCCCCTTCGCTCGGCGACGGAGGGTCGGAGGCTCTGGGGGTGGGCCTGGTTCTGCTGGCAACGGTTTGCTACGGCCTGGCAGTCACCATCGCCACCCCCGTTCAGCAACGCTACGGTTCGCTTCCGGTCATGGGCCGGATGCTGGCACTGGCGACCATATGGACGGCGCCACTGGGCGTGTCGGGCTCTCTCGCTTCGAGCTGGGGATGGGAATCGTTCGCGGCCGTGGCCATCGCAGGTGTCTTCGGTACCGGTCTGGCGTTTGTGATCATGGGCAGTCTGGTGGGGAGGGTCGGGTCGACACGGGCGTCGTTCATCACCTATGTGATCCCGGTAGTAGCCCTGGCGCTCGGCGTCATCTTCCGAGGTGACGTCGTAACAGCCGTGTCGATTGTCGGTGTGATCCTGGTGATAGCCGGGGCGGTGCTGGCATCGCGCCGGGAAACCTGACGCGGCACAGCGGAGCCCCGAAGCTGCGCCCGGCCATCCTCAACGCTTCGTCGAGACGGGCGGCAGGTCGCAAAGCAACGCGAGCCGCTGCCTTCTCCCGGCTTCGACAAAGCGGCGGTGGACTTCGACCGCCGGCCACTCAGCCTCACGACCCGGTGCCTGAACCGTTCGCGCGCTGATCCCGATTGTCGGCTCGGGGGCTTCCCGCATCGTTGGCGGCTCCATGTGGTTACATCTACTGGTTCGGCGTCAATCCGGAGTATCTGAAGTGCCCTTGTTCGACGACACAAGTGATCGGGTGACACCGGTGGACCACGTCACCGGCGCCGGTGCGTCGGGACGAGGGCCGGAACCGAAGCAACGGGGGCGGGTCCTGATCGGGATGCTGGGAGGATTGGCGATCGGCTTGCTGCTGGCGGCCGGCTCCCAGCTGAACTCCCCAGACGCCGAGACGTCCCCCTCGACGATACCGCCGGTCGGAGCCCCACCCACGGTGCCTACGACGACCACCACACTTGCACCGTCGCGTC is a window of Acidimicrobiia bacterium DNA encoding:
- a CDS encoding carbohydrate ABC transporter permease — encoded protein: MTTAAASPGSRRAWVYIPLTMMALFYLVPLFVMLNTGLKSFDEVSLRTMWNLPAGLSFDNFQAAWEALRPNLWNSVKIVVPAATISSILGSINGFVLAKWKFKGANVVFPILLFGMFIPYQAVLIPLVTFMSKIGLAGGTWGLVVVHVIYGIPITTLIFRNYYATIPETLIEAAKIDGAGIWSTYSRIMLPLAIPSFVVVYIWQFTSAWNDFLFAVVLTNTENWPVTVALNNLAGSQIIAWNVQMAASFLAAVPTLLIYIFLGRYFLRGMMSGALKE
- a CDS encoding DMT family transporter → MTSKILSTSAGTNQQSFSSRDWGLFWSISLIWGASFLLLDVGLDAFEPGLITWLRVGTGAAVLWLFPQTRVAVAPADWPRLIALSVIWVAIPFSLFPIAQQWINSALAGMLNGAMPIFAAAIASLLLRRLPRGAQLAGVAVGFLGVVAIASPSLGDGGSEALGVGLVLLATVCYGLAVTIATPVQQRYGSLPVMGRMLALATIWTAPLGVSGSLASSWGWESFAAVAIAGVFGTGLAFVIMGSLVGRVGSTRASFITYVIPVVALALGVIFRGDVVTAVSIVGVILVIAGAVLASRRET
- a CDS encoding sugar ABC transporter permease — translated: MAVATAEQKAPKRRSKFFTLQNWWGVLWVLPSLIAVTLFVYGFIGWTARVSVSAWKGLLADYTYVGFDNFAGLASDPRFDIDIQNTAIFTIVFVLGCLAIGLGLAILLDKGIRAEGFFRSLFLFPMAISFIVTGVVWRWLMNPAQGDRLSGLNLLFDKMGLDFLANQWHGTPTWGIAAVAIPAVWQMSGYTMALYLAGLRAVPESLREAARVDGASEFQVYRKVVMKLIRPVTLSAIIILGHISLKVFDLIVAMAGKQVALDVPSIYMWTTTFDGFFFGRGAAIGIVLLLSVAVLVIPYLWYTLRQESDS